The Glycine soja cultivar W05 chromosome 6, ASM419377v2, whole genome shotgun sequence genome has a window encoding:
- the LOC114416132 gene encoding uncharacterized protein LOC114416132: protein MPYADLLPSLITNQMVVVNPEKIYQSPFPRWYNPNATCAYHRGVPRHSIEQCVTYKHEVQSLIDAGWLTFQEDSPNVRTNPFSNHGGSAVNVVEECGPWGLKQMEDVLTSRRFISEALCEAGMICLNEDKGDSCLIHPGASHDVEACSVAKDLLQRMMDKGLIKPRGLQPIPIEKPTPLPYKSNKAVPWRYTAQGPDGRKDASVVHVKDDLSSAKVTNISSTSSMTRSGWIFTAPEPPVRSKDPKGKAKVGIEESNKQNEFKVIEQLNKTPARISLLGLLMNSEPHRALLVKILNETHVAQDIFVEGFGGIINNIMANNYLTFADEEIPVDVSVKCLDHIVAKVHIDNDSSLNVMPKATLDKLSFNASHLRPSSMVVRAF from the exons ATGCCATATGCTGACTTGCTACCATCCTTGATCACCAACCAGATGGTGGTGGTGAATCCCGAGAAGATCTACCAATCTCCCTTCCCTCGATGGTAcaaccctaatgcaacttgtgCCTATCATAGGGGTGTCCCGAGGCATTCAATTGAACAATGTGTGACCTACAAACATGAGGTCCAGAGTTTGATTGACGCAGGGTGGTTGACATTTCAAGAGGACAGCCCGAATGTAAGGACGAATCCTTTTTCCAATCATGGGGGATCAGCGGTTAATGTGGTAGAGGAGTGTGGACCTTGGGGgttgaagcagatggaagatgTGTTAACCTCTAGGAGGTTCATATCGGAAGCACTGTGCGAAGCGGGCATGATTTGCCTTAACGAGGACAAGGGAGATTCTTGTTTGATACATCCAGGAGCATCACACGATGTAGAGGCATGCTCGGTGGCAAAGGACCTTCTACAAAGGATGATGGACAAAGGCCTAATTAAG CCCCGAGGTCTCCAGCCTATCCCAATTGAGAAACCTACGCCGCTCCCCTACAAGAGCAACAAGGCGGTGCCATGGAGATACACCGCACAGGGACCCGATGGAAGGAAAGACGCATCCGTCGTGCACGTTAAAGATGACCTATCCTCCGCTAAGGTCACAAACATCTCTAGCACGAGCAGCATGACTCGTAGCGGGTGGATCTTCACAGCACCCGAGCCACCAGTGCGATCCAAGGACCCAAAGGGGAAGGCAAAGGTGGGCATAGAAGAGAGCAATAAG CAGAACGAGTTCAAGGTAATTGAACAACTGAATAAAACCCCAGCTAGGATCTCTCTGTTGGGCCTACTTAtgaactccgagcctcatcgagCGCTATTGGTCAAGATTTTGAACGAAACCCATGTAGCCCAAGACATATTTGTGGAAGGTTTCGGGGGCATAATCAACAATATCATGGCCAATAATTACCTCACATTCGCTGATGAAGAAATACCCGTCGATGTATCCGTCAAATGTTTGGACCATATAGTGGCCAAAGTGCATATTGACAATGACTCTTCCCTCAATGTCATGCCCAAGGCTACTTTGGACAAGTTGTCTTTTAATGCATCACACCTAAGGCCAAGCTCCATGGTGGTGCGGGctttttga